A window from Pseudomonas moraviensis encodes these proteins:
- a CDS encoding methyl-accepting chemotaxis protein, which yields MEVARSAAAAVSSAHSVNDETLSGRGLVESQQGSIAALASEIDQSVLVINQLASDSQSISRVLEVIKSIAEQTNLLALNAAIEAARAGEQGRGFAVVADEVRTLAKRTQQSTEEIEQMIAKLHGGVGAAVKAMGVSHQMANGTVGQSEKVQQALENILGAVGMIVDQNQQIAAAVEQQTAVAHDIDQNIVEINRAGERTAQGAHQTEDASRALSAQVVELKQLISAFRV from the coding sequence ATGGAAGTTGCCCGCAGTGCTGCGGCAGCGGTGAGCAGCGCCCACAGCGTCAACGACGAAACCCTGAGCGGGCGCGGTCTGGTGGAATCGCAGCAGGGCAGCATTGCCGCGCTGGCCAGCGAGATTGATCAGTCGGTGCTGGTGATCAATCAACTGGCCAGTGACAGCCAGTCGATCAGCCGTGTACTGGAAGTGATCAAGAGCATCGCCGAGCAGACTAACCTGCTGGCGCTCAACGCCGCCATTGAAGCGGCCCGGGCCGGCGAGCAGGGGCGCGGTTTTGCCGTGGTCGCCGACGAAGTACGCACCCTGGCAAAGCGCACCCAGCAATCGACCGAGGAGATCGAGCAGATGATTGCCAAACTGCATGGCGGCGTCGGCGCGGCGGTGAAGGCCATGGGCGTCAGCCATCAGATGGCCAATGGCACGGTCGGGCAGTCGGAGAAGGTCCAGCAAGCGCTGGAAAATATTCTCGGCGCGGTGGGCATGATCGTCGACCAGAACCAGCAGATCGCCGCTGCCGTGGAACAGCAAACCGCCGTGGCCCATGACATCGATCAGAACATCGTCGAGATCAACCGCGCCGGCGAACGCACGGCGCAAGGCGCGCACCAGACCGAAGATGCCAGCCGCGCGCTGTCGGCGCAGGTGGTTGAACTCAAACAACTGATCAGCGCATTTCGCGTCTGA
- a CDS encoding DUF1631 domain-containing protein, whose product MRNDGKVVPLHRATADLAEHSPLARLPVILLQVRDKAAQQLRHDLQELFDNADDTLFEMADRARNDVDQNIFFEAMRDLRLKRKNIERGFLELFFEAFAGLTQYDPAAITLPRTLVVEDAAPRTDAMERTVAVQTMVSRVLKRDGFALDQLTARFSSMLGKRLDDQHNPLSPAMLCEYFLQAGRNLGVEIKVKLILLKLFERYVLADTEQLYAEANQLLLATGVLPHLKPATTRRPVERGEGDPFVEELDAPPPADEGVEEVFAALQQLLAHVRGRVTPTLEPGAPAHPINTRDLLRLLSHLQQYVPALEAQEDFDLRHQLEQLLTRVSVRSGRSRVVATADEDVINLIAMVFDCILEDRNVPDALKALIARLQIPMLKVAVLDKSFFSRSTHPARRLLNEIAEAAMGWSDCDGAERDSLYVRIEQVVQRLLSEFVDDPAIFSELLADFLAFTQDERRRTELLEQRLRDAEEGRAKAELAQRRVAQALQQALSGKVLPASVVGFVQQAWSNVLLLTCLKHGDQSAEWHADVQTMEQLIWSVQRHDDGESSLRLLALVPGLLKSLRDGLSSTAFDPFATSEFFSELEALHVRVLERSDDADHSLIEVTPQLLQHSADLADAATPSPRPAQDDAGLCQVEQLRVGNWVVFDENDEQTLRCKLAAIIDETGKYVFVDRTGMKVLERDRTDLAMAFSRGGARALEDTLLFDRALETVLGDLRRLNRGK is encoded by the coding sequence ATGCGTAACGACGGGAAAGTGGTGCCTCTGCACCGGGCGACTGCCGATCTGGCGGAGCACTCGCCGCTTGCCCGCCTGCCGGTGATTCTGCTGCAGGTTCGCGACAAGGCTGCGCAGCAGCTGCGCCACGATCTGCAGGAACTGTTCGATAACGCCGACGACACGCTGTTCGAAATGGCCGACCGGGCGCGCAACGACGTCGATCAGAACATCTTTTTCGAAGCCATGCGCGACCTGCGCCTCAAGCGCAAGAACATCGAGCGCGGCTTTCTCGAGCTGTTTTTCGAAGCCTTCGCCGGTCTCACTCAATACGACCCTGCCGCCATTACCTTGCCACGCACGCTGGTGGTCGAAGATGCGGCGCCGCGCACCGATGCCATGGAACGCACCGTCGCCGTGCAGACCATGGTCAGCCGCGTGCTCAAGCGCGACGGCTTCGCCCTCGATCAACTGACCGCGCGGTTCAGCTCGATGCTCGGCAAGCGTCTCGACGATCAGCACAATCCGCTGAGTCCGGCGATGCTCTGCGAATATTTCCTGCAGGCCGGGCGTAATCTTGGCGTCGAGATCAAGGTCAAGCTGATCCTGCTCAAGCTGTTCGAACGCTACGTGCTGGCCGACACCGAACAGCTGTATGCCGAGGCCAATCAGTTGCTGCTCGCCACCGGCGTATTGCCGCATCTGAAACCGGCCACAACGCGGCGTCCTGTCGAGCGTGGGGAAGGCGACCCGTTCGTTGAAGAACTCGACGCGCCGCCGCCAGCGGACGAAGGCGTCGAGGAAGTATTTGCCGCGCTGCAGCAACTGCTCGCTCACGTGCGCGGCCGTGTCACCCCGACACTGGAGCCCGGCGCTCCGGCGCATCCGATCAATACCCGCGACCTCCTGCGGTTGTTGTCGCACTTGCAGCAATACGTACCGGCGCTGGAGGCTCAGGAAGATTTCGATCTGCGTCATCAGCTCGAACAGCTGCTGACCCGGGTCAGCGTCAGAAGTGGCCGCTCCCGCGTCGTCGCGACTGCCGATGAAGATGTGATCAACCTGATCGCCATGGTCTTCGACTGCATCCTCGAGGATCGCAACGTGCCCGACGCGCTCAAGGCACTGATCGCCCGATTGCAGATTCCGATGCTCAAGGTCGCCGTACTGGACAAGAGTTTCTTCAGCCGCAGCACCCATCCGGCGCGGCGCCTGCTCAATGAAATCGCCGAGGCCGCAATGGGCTGGAGCGATTGCGACGGTGCTGAGCGGGACAGCCTCTACGTGCGCATCGAGCAAGTGGTGCAGCGCTTGCTGAGCGAGTTCGTCGACGACCCGGCGATCTTCTCCGAACTGCTTGCCGATTTCCTCGCCTTCACCCAGGACGAACGCCGCCGCACCGAACTGCTCGAACAACGCCTGCGCGATGCCGAGGAAGGTCGGGCGAAAGCCGAGCTGGCTCAGCGTCGCGTAGCGCAGGCGCTGCAGCAGGCGTTGTCGGGCAAAGTGCTGCCGGCCTCGGTGGTCGGTTTCGTTCAGCAGGCCTGGAGCAACGTGCTGTTGCTGACCTGTCTGAAGCATGGCGATCAGTCCGCCGAATGGCACGCCGACGTGCAGACCATGGAACAATTGATCTGGAGTGTGCAACGCCATGACGACGGCGAATCCAGCCTGCGTCTGTTGGCACTGGTGCCCGGCTTGCTCAAGTCGCTGCGCGATGGCCTGAGCAGCACGGCGTTCGACCCGTTTGCCACCAGCGAATTCTTCAGTGAACTGGAGGCACTGCACGTGCGCGTGCTGGAACGCTCCGACGACGCCGATCACAGCCTGATCGAAGTCACGCCGCAGCTCTTGCAGCACAGCGCCGACCTGGCTGATGCCGCCACGCCATCGCCGCGCCCGGCGCAAGACGATGCCGGTCTGTGTCAGGTCGAGCAGTTGCGTGTGGGCAACTGGGTGGTGTTCGACGAGAACGACGAGCAGACCTTGCGTTGCAAGCTCGCGGCGATCATCGATGAGACCGGCAAGTACGTTTTCGTCGACCGCACCGGCATGAAAGTACTGGAGCGCGATCGCACCGATCTGGCCATGGCGTTCAGCCGTGGTGGCGCCCGCGCGCTGGAGGACACTTTGCTGTTCGACCGCGCACTGGAAACGGTGCTGGGCGACCTGCGGCGACTCAATCGCGGCAAGTGA
- the ampD gene encoding 1,6-anhydro-N-acetylmuramyl-L-alanine amidase AmpD codes for MQLDPASGWCHGVQICPSPNFNERPAGEVSLLVIHNISLPPAQFATGKVQEFFQNRLDVTEHPYFAGIADLRVSAHFLIERDGKVTQFVSCLERAWHAGVSLFEGRETCNDFSVGIELEGTDDLPFTDEQYRSLIALTRQLQERFPAITDQRICGHSDIAPGRKTDPGPAFDWARYRAALAKEEGQ; via the coding sequence ATGCAGTTGGATCCCGCGAGCGGGTGGTGTCATGGCGTGCAGATCTGCCCGTCACCCAACTTCAATGAGCGCCCGGCGGGCGAAGTGTCCCTGTTGGTCATCCACAACATCAGCCTGCCGCCGGCGCAATTCGCCACGGGCAAGGTGCAGGAATTTTTCCAGAATCGTCTGGATGTCACCGAACACCCGTACTTTGCAGGCATCGCTGACCTGCGCGTCTCGGCGCATTTTCTGATCGAACGTGACGGCAAGGTCACCCAGTTTGTCTCCTGTCTGGAGCGGGCGTGGCATGCCGGCGTTTCGCTGTTCGAAGGTCGTGAAACCTGTAACGATTTTTCCGTGGGCATCGAGCTGGAAGGCACCGATGATCTGCCGTTCACCGACGAACAATATCGCTCGCTGATTGCGCTGACCCGGCAGTTGCAGGAGCGTTTTCCAGCGATCACCGATCAGCGCATCTGCGGCCACAGCGATATCGCACCGGGGCGCAAGACCGATCCGGGACCGGCATTCGACTGGGCACGCTACCGCGCGGCCCTGGCAAAAGAGGAAGGACAATGA
- the ampE gene encoding regulatory signaling modulator protein AmpE, protein MSFLVLLLALWIEKFSALRHRLQRDGGWIRELHKLEAGERLAKQPWLVLTILVLFPVALLALLLLVLEPVAYGLLALPVHLLVVIYSLGRGDLLGGLGPFRDAWRREDLQAAAHVAKRDLNICADSGEQLLERVQGHLLWQAYQSFFAVIFWYFLLGPVAALAYRLLALAEEHGNNPALVERAAQLRHAFDWVPVRLLAASLALVGNFVAVSRVMLHELLNWNISAAQLINKVGLAAGEIPPPAVGPDGINTLDCLWELLLRAAVLWYAGFALWTVLVH, encoded by the coding sequence ATGAGTTTTCTGGTGTTACTGCTGGCGCTGTGGATCGAGAAGTTTTCGGCCCTGCGCCATCGGCTTCAACGCGATGGCGGATGGATCCGCGAACTGCACAAACTCGAAGCCGGTGAGCGGCTGGCGAAACAACCGTGGCTGGTGCTGACGATACTGGTGCTGTTCCCGGTGGCATTGCTGGCGCTGTTGTTGCTGGTGCTGGAGCCGGTGGCGTACGGTTTGCTGGCGCTGCCGGTGCATTTGCTGGTGGTGATTTACAGCCTCGGACGCGGCGATCTGCTCGGCGGCCTCGGCCCGTTCCGCGATGCCTGGCGCCGCGAGGACCTGCAAGCGGCGGCGCACGTGGCCAAGCGCGACCTGAACATCTGCGCCGACAGCGGCGAGCAATTGCTCGAGCGGGTGCAAGGGCATCTGCTGTGGCAGGCCTATCAGAGTTTCTTCGCGGTGATCTTCTGGTACTTCCTCCTCGGCCCGGTGGCGGCATTGGCCTATCGCTTGCTGGCGCTGGCCGAAGAGCACGGCAACAATCCGGCGCTGGTCGAGCGTGCGGCGCAGTTGCGTCACGCCTTCGATTGGGTGCCGGTGCGTTTGCTGGCGGCGAGTCTGGCCCTGGTCGGCAACTTCGTCGCGGTCAGCCGAGTGATGCTGCATGAGCTGCTCAACTGGAACATCAGCGCTGCACAGTTGATCAACAAGGTCGGCCTGGCCGCCGGGGAAATCCCGCCGCCAGCGGTCGGCCCGGACGGCATCAACACCCTCGACTGCCTGTGGGAACTGCTGCTGCGCGCGGCAGTGCTGTGGTATGCCGGGTTTGCCTTGTGGACTGTTCTGGTTCACTAA